In a single window of the Aquipuribacter hungaricus genome:
- a CDS encoding alkaline phosphatase family protein, whose product MRGTTAGAARTVAEVAVVPDYDGDSLARLLPSVAGAVGVDGFTDTLALGTYPRVCTVLVDGLGARLLAERGGHAPFLRRASRSQPDGAPAELRTAVPSTTATALASYGTGCAPGQHGVVGYRAFRPGTTDVVNHLQWPGDLDPLAWQARATVFERVAATGVPTTMVGPAAFEGSGLTRAALRGPAYVRAETLDARVDAAVAALSATPQAMVNVYWGDIDKTGHARGWLSHEWASQLERVDAALQALRRRAPKDALVVVTADHGMVDCPRGSMIDVAEHPSLRTDVLGTAGEPRLVQLRTAPGAAQDVAARWRDVAGDRAWVLTSDEALAAGWFGADADPAVMARVGEVLVAARDDVAVVDSASPDATALSMVGQHGSLTDAETAVPLLRLTA is encoded by the coding sequence GTGCGGGGGACGACCGCGGGCGCGGCCCGGACCGTGGCCGAGGTCGCCGTGGTGCCGGACTACGACGGGGACTCCCTGGCCCGGCTGCTGCCGTCGGTGGCCGGTGCCGTCGGTGTCGACGGCTTCACCGACACCCTCGCTCTGGGGACCTACCCGCGGGTCTGCACGGTGCTCGTCGACGGGCTGGGCGCGCGGCTGCTCGCCGAGCGGGGCGGGCACGCCCCGTTCCTGCGCCGGGCGTCGAGGTCGCAGCCGGACGGTGCGCCGGCGGAGCTGCGGACCGCCGTCCCGTCGACGACGGCGACCGCCTTGGCTTCGTACGGCACCGGCTGCGCCCCCGGCCAGCACGGCGTCGTCGGCTACCGGGCGTTCCGGCCGGGCACGACGGACGTGGTCAACCACCTGCAGTGGCCCGGTGACCTCGACCCCCTGGCCTGGCAGGCCCGCGCGACGGTGTTCGAGCGGGTCGCGGCCACCGGGGTCCCCACGACGATGGTGGGGCCCGCCGCGTTCGAGGGGTCAGGCCTCACCCGGGCGGCGCTGCGCGGGCCCGCCTACGTCCGCGCCGAGACCCTGGACGCCCGGGTCGACGCCGCGGTGGCCGCCCTGTCGGCCACGCCGCAGGCGATGGTCAACGTGTACTGGGGCGACATCGACAAGACCGGGCACGCGCGCGGCTGGCTGTCGCACGAGTGGGCCTCGCAGCTGGAGCGCGTAGACGCCGCCCTGCAGGCCCTGCGGCGCCGCGCCCCGAAGGACGCCCTCGTCGTCGTCACCGCCGACCACGGCATGGTCGACTGCCCCCGCGGCTCGATGATCGACGTCGCGGAGCACCCGTCGCTGCGCACCGACGTGCTCGGCACCGCGGGCGAGCCGCGCCTGGTGCAGCTGCGCACCGCGCCCGGGGCGGCCCAGGACGTCGCCGCGCGCTGGCGCGACGTCGCGGGGGACCGCGCGTGGGTGCTGACGAGCGACGAGGCCCTGGCCGCCGGCTGGTTCGGGGCCGACGCCGACCCCGCCGTCATGGCCCGGGTGGGCGAGGTGCTCGTGGCCGCCCGCGACGACGTGGCGGTCGTCGACAGCGCCTCGCCCGACGCGACCGCGCTGTCGATGGTCGGCCAGCACGGCTCGCTCACCGACGCCGAGACCGCCGTGCCGCTGCTGCGGCTCACGGCCTGA
- a CDS encoding DUF5998 family protein, whose protein sequence is MRDTRPGTRRGTDPDLPAGLTRAIERAGYYPAVVCDVVRTAVAGEEAVDHFVHPETTFDEGDQVRRHVTVLVLTPTRLIVAHADDHSDGDGHGVGGPAHPDSPVRAADAGRTYAAASTEAVPLDRVTAVVLTHVVDRPERYRPGGLPREVTLGVAWGIASRVDLEPAGCADPECDADHGYTGSVTGDDLSLRVSAEAEGHDAVEEAMRFARALSAATSRPRV, encoded by the coding sequence GTGCGTGACACCCGACCCGGCACCCGCCGCGGCACCGACCCCGACCTGCCGGCCGGGCTGACGCGAGCCATCGAGCGGGCGGGCTACTACCCGGCCGTCGTCTGCGACGTCGTCCGGACGGCCGTCGCCGGCGAGGAGGCCGTCGACCACTTCGTCCACCCGGAGACGACGTTCGACGAGGGGGACCAGGTCCGCCGCCACGTCACGGTCCTCGTCCTCACCCCGACCCGGCTCATCGTCGCCCACGCCGACGACCACAGCGACGGCGACGGCCACGGCGTCGGCGGGCCGGCGCACCCGGACTCGCCCGTCCGCGCGGCCGACGCCGGGCGCACGTACGCCGCCGCGAGCACCGAGGCCGTCCCCCTGGACCGGGTCACCGCGGTCGTCCTCACCCACGTCGTCGACCGCCCCGAGCGCTACCGCCCCGGCGGCCTGCCCCGCGAGGTGACCCTGGGCGTGGCCTGGGGCATCGCCAGCCGGGTCGACCTGGAGCCCGCCGGGTGCGCGGACCCCGAGTGCGACGCCGACCACGGCTACACCGGCAGCGTCACCGGCGACGACCTGTCGCTGCGGGTGAGCGCCGAGGCCGAGGGCCACGACGCGGTCGAGGAGGCCATGCGGTTCGCGCGGGCGCTGTCGGCCGCGACGTCCCGGCCCCGGGTGTGA